A window of candidate division WOR-3 bacterium contains these coding sequences:
- a CDS encoding FG-GAP-like repeat-containing protein: MKRELIFLNLLFFTIAYPLQYIESSSGLIPPTLEGGRTELEMVDINNDGKLDLLSIGDHGSPYVNTDEHGIMVWFGDGRGNWSVYMNGDFGYGGIAIGDVNNDGYLDCGYGMHHNYSGNDFGDQVMEVALGDGTGRNWIPWDDSLGTHGQDWGMFGTDFADIDNDGYLDVGAVSFGADDGIHIYLNLRNGTWRRSFGFLGGNSYDEFSFGDVNRDGKVDFCATHQSGSVYFGDGQGNFILAHRNLPSPGSIAYRSVAFGDVDNDGGKDLGFINPQGGVMVFKFNVVGDTWVNLSGNLPATGNFYRIDLFDMNVDGFCDIVAQGNCTLKIWLGTGGGTWQETVRIITPPEGYGQALRVGGDCDNNGYPDIALVLREGSWPNARNRFRFFKETSEPSQLVINPIFPKGGERFYAGSANFIRWLSAVPNYQNSTVKIEFSSTGRNGPWLTIFDNLPNNGFKQWQIPNFPSESCYLRFWVFTSSETVSVITPRPFTILGSVGILTSPLSRLLRETPPVIFLRKKENLRISLPQFFSGKVKVEIYTREGRMISSEEKKIEGKEFVLNDRLGAGLYFFSLSSPSLQRKGKIIITP, translated from the coding sequence ATGAAGAGAGAATTAATCTTTCTTAATTTACTTTTTTTCACTATTGCTTACCCTCTTCAATATATTGAATCATCTTCGGGTCTAATCCCGCCGACTTTGGAAGGGGGAAGAACCGAGTTGGAAATGGTGGACATCAATAATGATGGCAAATTGGATTTACTCTCCATTGGCGACCACGGTTCTCCTTATGTCAATACCGATGAGCACGGGATAATGGTCTGGTTTGGTGATGGACGAGGTAACTGGTCGGTTTATATGAATGGTGATTTTGGTTACGGAGGCATAGCAATTGGCGATGTCAATAATGATGGTTATTTGGATTGTGGTTACGGGATGCATCACAACTACTCCGGTAATGATTTTGGGGATCAGGTGATGGAGGTCGCTTTGGGGGATGGCACCGGAAGGAACTGGATTCCCTGGGATGATAGTTTGGGAACTCACGGTCAGGATTGGGGGATGTTTGGCACCGATTTTGCTGACATTGATAACGATGGTTACTTAGATGTGGGAGCGGTCTCCTTCGGGGCTGATGATGGGATTCATATCTATCTCAACCTAAGGAATGGGACCTGGCGAAGAAGTTTTGGTTTCTTGGGTGGGAATTCTTATGACGAATTCTCCTTCGGCGATGTCAATCGGGATGGTAAGGTTGACTTTTGCGCGACGCACCAATCCGGCAGTGTCTACTTTGGGGATGGCCAAGGAAACTTTATCTTGGCCCATCGGAATCTACCCTCCCCAGGTTCTATTGCTTACCGGAGTGTTGCCTTTGGTGATGTTGATAATGATGGCGGAAAGGATTTAGGTTTTATCAATCCGCAGGGTGGGGTTATGGTCTTTAAGTTTAATGTTGTAGGTGATACTTGGGTAAACCTTTCGGGAAATTTACCGGCAACCGGCAATTTCTATCGGATTGACCTTTTTGATATGAATGTTGACGGTTTCTGCGATATTGTGGCGCAGGGAAATTGCACCTTAAAAATCTGGTTGGGCACGGGTGGTGGTACTTGGCAGGAGACGGTTCGGATTATTACCCCACCTGAGGGCTATGGTCAGGCATTGAGAGTTGGCGGTGATTGTGATAATAATGGCTATCCGGATATCGCCTTAGTTTTGAGGGAAGGTTCTTGGCCTAACGCACGCAACCGGTTCCGTTTTTTTAAGGAGACATCGGAACCGAGCCAACTGGTGATTAACCCAATCTTTCCCAAGGGGGGCGAAAGGTTTTATGCTGGTTCGGCAAACTTCATCCGCTGGCTCAGTGCCGTGCCCAATTACCAAAATTCTACGGTAAAGATTGAGTTCTCTTCTACGGGTCGGAATGGCCCCTGGCTCACAATTTTTGATAACCTGCCCAATAATGGCTTTAAGCAATGGCAAATTCCCAACTTTCCTTCGGAGAGTTGTTATCTCCGTTTCTGGGTCTTCACCTCTTCGGAGACCGTCTCCGTCATCACTCCCCGACCTTTTACCATTCTCGGTTCGGTTGGTATCTTGACATCGCCCTTATCTCGGTTATTAAGAGAAACCCCGCCTGTAATTTTCCTTCGGAAAAAAGAGAACCTCCGAATTTCCCTCCCCCAATTTTTCTCGGGCAAGGTGAAGGTGGAAATCTATACCAGAGAGGGTCGGATGATTTCTTCTGAGGAAAAGAAAATAGAAGGAAAAGAATTCGTTTTGAATGATCGCCTCGGGGCTGGGTTATATTTCTTCTCCCTTTCTTCGCCTTCCTTACAGAGAAAAGGGAAGATAATAATTACTCCTTAA
- a CDS encoding aminopeptidase, which yields MKDKRIERWASLLLDYSLGIEPKQLFLIQGTPLAMPLINEVYRQALKRRAFPYVKLTGEGTTEIFYQEANEEQLKYISPMEKLEVEKIDASLRIIAEWNRKSLTNIDPKRLALARKARSPIFERFLTRAAKGELRWCLTAYPDYAQAQDAEMSLEEFAEFIFNAGWLNNPDPIKKWRKFSESQKQTIKILQRKETITIKAPGTDLKLSVKGRRWINCDGKENFPDGEIFTAPVEDSIQGEITYSFPAVYAGKEVAGVKLVFKNGEVKEAKAEKGEEYLKAMINMDPGAKRVGEFSFGTNYGIKKFIKNILFDEKIGGTIHLALGSSYPETGGVNKSGLHWDMICDLRKEGEVYADGELIYKNGKFLI from the coding sequence ATGAAAGACAAGAGGATTGAAAGATGGGCTTCCCTTTTATTAGACTACTCCTTAGGGATAGAACCAAAACAACTCTTCCTTATCCAGGGAACACCCTTAGCCATGCCCTTAATCAATGAGGTCTATCGTCAAGCTCTGAAAAGAAGAGCCTTTCCCTATGTGAAACTGACCGGCGAAGGAACAACGGAAATCTTCTACCAAGAGGCAAACGAAGAGCAACTTAAATACATCTCGCCGATGGAGAAGTTGGAAGTGGAAAAGATTGATGCCTCTTTAAGAATCATTGCCGAATGGAATAGAAAATCCTTAACCAATATTGATCCGAAAAGATTGGCTTTGGCACGGAAGGCGCGAAGCCCAATCTTTGAGCGTTTTTTAACCCGAGCGGCGAAAGGAGAACTTCGGTGGTGTCTTACCGCCTATCCGGATTATGCCCAAGCGCAGGATGCCGAGATGTCCTTAGAAGAGTTTGCCGAGTTTATCTTTAACGCCGGTTGGCTCAATAACCCCGACCCGATTAAAAAATGGCGAAAGTTCTCCGAAAGCCAAAAACAGACAATTAAAATTCTTCAAAGAAAAGAGACAATCACGATTAAGGCACCCGGAACCGACCTAAAACTTTCGGTTAAAGGGCGGAGATGGATAAATTGCGACGGTAAGGAAAACTTCCCGGATGGTGAAATCTTTACCGCCCCGGTCGAAGACTCAATTCAAGGTGAGATAACCTACTCTTTCCCGGCGGTCTATGCCGGCAAGGAAGTAGCGGGTGTTAAACTTGTCTTCAAAAATGGTGAGGTGAAGGAAGCGAAAGCGGAAAAAGGTGAAGAATACTTAAAGGCGATGATTAATATGGACCCGGGCGCAAAAAGGGTTGGTGAATTTTCCTTCGGTACTAACTACGGTATAAAGAAATTCATCAAGAATATCCTCTTTGACGAAAAGATTGGGGGGACAATCCATCTGGCGCTCGGTTCTTCTTACCCGGAAACCGGTGGCGTTAATAAATCCGGGCTCCACTGGGATATGATTTGCGACCTGCGAAAAGAAGGCGAAGTCTATGCCGATGGGGAACTCATTTACAAAAATGGCAAGTTCCTCATTTAA
- a CDS encoding kelch repeat-containing protein, producing the protein MKGKYLLFLTLSLSLLAAQTWQYGPPTTGFRFTRFDGEYFPKTGKVYFLGGRLSDNSTSGAVWCFIPDSGIYRSMGVSMPIPVSNYNICILKDNYSEIDTYGLYIVGGRTAGGPKTAAVQVYYPMSNTVRTIDTDPLPMRIGGVRIPIPGANVVYNNKMYVFGGFNESLSPYVSSETWVFDPLAPAGSRWSRITEANLNLARTYITTAVVNNKIYAIGGDIFNGTYLYAQKIVEVFDPENPSAGWVRVADLPDSSGETRAFGFDSTSPYGFANKIIVAGNGKWPNETNQCFIYDVTNNTWSTFTYLNQARRNHAGVFIPGDRNTGGIPGIWVFGGRATADTHVLSSVEYYQLNVVGMKEGKEKKMEEEILRVSPNIFSHTATVNYFLKEAAAVDLALYSVDGKLLKVLANKHSLPGNYQVSLDGERLTPGVYFLRLRTEKLNLVRRVTKVK; encoded by the coding sequence ATGAAGGGTAAGTATCTTCTCTTTTTAACCCTATCTTTATCCCTTCTTGCAGCCCAGACCTGGCAGTATGGACCACCGACGACTGGTTTCCGCTTCACTCGGTTTGATGGCGAATACTTCCCAAAGACCGGCAAGGTCTATTTCTTAGGCGGTAGGTTGAGCGACAATTCAACGAGTGGCGCAGTCTGGTGCTTCATTCCGGATTCCGGAATCTATCGCAGTATGGGGGTGTCAATGCCGATTCCGGTCTCTAACTATAACATCTGCATCTTAAAAGATAACTATTCCGAGATTGATACCTATGGTCTCTACATTGTGGGTGGCCGAACCGCTGGTGGACCAAAGACGGCGGCAGTTCAAGTTTATTATCCAATGAGCAATACCGTACGGACGATTGATACCGATCCTCTACCGATGCGAATTGGTGGTGTCCGGATTCCCATTCCGGGTGCCAATGTCGTTTACAATAATAAGATGTATGTCTTCGGCGGCTTTAATGAGTCCCTCTCCCCTTATGTTTCTAGTGAGACCTGGGTCTTTGACCCATTGGCACCGGCCGGTTCCCGGTGGTCAAGGATTACCGAAGCCAATTTGAATCTTGCCCGGACTTATATCACAACCGCCGTAGTTAATAATAAGATATATGCTATCGGGGGAGACATCTTTAACGGCACCTACCTTTATGCCCAAAAGATTGTTGAGGTCTTTGACCCAGAAAATCCTTCCGCGGGTTGGGTAAGAGTTGCGGATTTGCCCGATTCTTCTGGTGAGACCCGCGCCTTCGGCTTTGATTCCACATCTCCCTATGGTTTCGCCAATAAAATCATCGTTGCTGGTAATGGCAAATGGCCCAACGAAACTAACCAGTGTTTCATCTATGATGTGACAAATAACACCTGGTCAACATTCACCTATCTCAATCAGGCGAGGAGAAATCATGCGGGTGTCTTTATCCCCGGTGACCGCAATACTGGTGGCATCCCGGGAATTTGGGTCTTTGGCGGTCGGGCGACAGCGGATACCCATGTCCTCTCCTCCGTGGAGTACTACCAATTAAATGTTGTCGGAATGAAAGAGGGAAAAGAGAAGAAGATGGAGGAAGAGATTTTAAGGGTTTCGCCCAATATCTTCTCCCATACGGCGACGGTCAATTATTTCCTAAAAGAAGCCGCTGCGGTGGACCTTGCCCTTTATTCGGTTGACGGGAAACTCCTTAAAGTTTTGGCAAACAAACACTCCCTCCCGGGTAATTACCAAGTTTCCTTAGACGGTGAGAGACTCACACCCGGGGTTTATTTTCTCCGCCTGCGGACGGAAAAGTTGAATCTCGTCCGGAGGGTGACAAAAGTGAAATAA
- a CDS encoding peptidylprolyl isomerase — MKSKSGILKLFLSFAFLNSLLASSLVERIVAVVGEEIVLQSELLTAIEFLKALGTDLPDSILRKEALSRMIQGKLILLEAERETIQVSRAEIEKELEKVWENIRARFPSEEAFQKALQEEGLTEREVKIRYGEEIRKKILGQKLLQKKGLFQVFVSPLEVKKFYEENKDSLAKRPGIVSLAHIFRLITPGEENEKKAQKKILEVYNILLWGGDFEEVAKSFSEDEKTKESGGYLGWVRKGTLAPEIEERLFSLKEGEVSEPFRSSLGYQILRCEKRSDNKVAARHILVKVIPTREDTLREKNFLLRLRQRILAGESFDSLAQEYSQDLQTKDKGGYLGETYIALLPPAFQEIVNKLKEGEISEPFFWVNETAEGTLGGFHLLKVLKKEEERIIPFEELQDEIRNYLWEKKISEKSEEYLKKVAERTYIKEY, encoded by the coding sequence GTGAAAAGCAAAAGCGGTATTCTAAAACTATTCCTATCCTTTGCTTTCCTCAATTCCCTCCTTGCCTCTTCTTTGGTAGAGAGAATAGTGGCGGTGGTGGGGGAAGAGATCGTTCTCCAATCGGAATTATTAACGGCGATAGAGTTTTTGAAGGCGTTGGGCACAGATCTTCCAGATAGTATTTTAAGGAAGGAAGCACTCTCCCGGATGATTCAAGGAAAACTCATTCTCCTGGAGGCGGAAAGGGAAACGATCCAAGTCTCCCGAGCGGAAATAGAAAAAGAACTGGAAAAGGTCTGGGAAAATATCCGCGCCCGCTTTCCCAGTGAGGAGGCTTTCCAAAAGGCGTTGCAGGAGGAAGGTCTGACCGAAAGGGAGGTGAAGATTCGTTACGGAGAAGAGATTCGGAAAAAAATCTTGGGGCAAAAATTATTGCAGAAGAAAGGACTCTTCCAGGTCTTTGTCTCCCCCTTGGAAGTGAAGAAATTTTACGAAGAGAATAAAGATTCTCTGGCCAAAAGACCGGGGATAGTCTCCTTAGCCCATATCTTCCGTCTCATCACCCCCGGGGAGGAGAACGAAAAGAAGGCGCAAAAGAAAATTCTTGAGGTCTATAATATCCTTTTGTGGGGTGGCGATTTTGAAGAAGTGGCAAAGTCCTTTTCCGAAGACGAGAAGACAAAGGAATCGGGTGGTTATTTAGGTTGGGTAAGGAAAGGGACCCTCGCCCCGGAGATTGAGGAGCGCCTCTTCTCTCTGAAAGAAGGAGAAGTTTCCGAACCCTTTCGCTCTTCCCTCGGCTACCAAATTTTACGATGCGAAAAGAGAAGCGACAATAAAGTTGCCGCGCGCCATATCTTAGTGAAAGTTATTCCAACCCGGGAGGATACGCTCAGGGAGAAAAATTTCCTCCTCCGGCTCCGGCAGAGGATTTTAGCCGGTGAGAGTTTTGATTCCTTAGCCCAGGAATACTCGCAGGATCTCCAAACAAAAGATAAAGGCGGTTATTTGGGTGAGACCTACATCGCCCTACTTCCCCCAGCCTTCCAAGAGATAGTGAATAAGTTAAAGGAAGGGGAAATCTCCGAACCCTTCTTTTGGGTGAATGAGACCGCAGAAGGAACTCTTGGTGGTTTCCATCTCTTGAAAGTCTTAAAAAAGGAAGAGGAGCGGATCATTCCCTTTGAGGAGTTGCAAGATGAGATTAGGAACTACCTCTGGGAGAAGAAGATTAGTGAAAAATCTGAGGAATACTTAAAGAAGGTGGCGGAGAGGACCTACATCAAAGAGTATTAA
- a CDS encoding peptidylprolyl isomerase, whose amino-acid sequence MKKIILLVLFAFLILFCEKGDYIARVGNSYLTKKALDAQLPSGVELPKENLSQVLEKWVSAELLYQEAKRKGLDKREDIKYRLEQLVKDYLVNEFVEEEVGKITVSPAEALDYFNKHKEEFLYEVKISRIVVADENLANSLLAAIKSGKDFKALAQEFSQDLVLKGGEESLYIPRGSLNDPTLEEIIFSLAPNSISEVIKTQEGYQIIKLIDKKKVKKDISFKDVSEYINNVLKYRKSREHLDNLLAALRSKTKVEIRPEAYFQK is encoded by the coding sequence ATGAAAAAGATCATCCTTTTGGTCCTTTTTGCCTTTTTAATTTTATTCTGCGAAAAAGGGGATTATATCGCCCGGGTTGGTAACTCCTATCTCACAAAGAAGGCACTTGATGCCCAACTCCCCAGCGGAGTGGAATTGCCAAAAGAGAACCTGTCCCAGGTCTTAGAAAAATGGGTCTCCGCCGAACTCTTATATCAGGAGGCAAAGAGAAAAGGACTGGATAAGAGAGAGGATATTAAATACCGATTGGAGCAATTAGTTAAGGACTATCTGGTGAACGAATTTGTGGAAGAAGAAGTTGGAAAAATCACCGTCAGCCCGGCGGAAGCCCTTGACTATTTTAATAAACATAAGGAAGAGTTTCTCTATGAGGTAAAAATTTCTCGGATTGTGGTTGCCGATGAGAATTTAGCCAATTCTTTACTGGCGGCGATTAAATCGGGTAAGGACTTTAAGGCATTGGCCCAAGAGTTCTCCCAGGATTTAGTCCTAAAAGGAGGAGAGGAGTCGCTCTACATTCCCCGGGGAAGTTTAAATGACCCAACCTTAGAGGAGATAATCTTCTCCTTGGCACCAAATTCCATCTCCGAGGTGATTAAGACCCAAGAGGGTTATCAGATCATTAAACTTATTGATAAGAAGAAAGTAAAGAAGGATATTTCTTTTAAGGATGTTTCGGAATATATCAATAATGTCCTAAAATACCGAAAGAGTCGGGAGCATCTTGATAACCTTCTTGCCGCCCTTCGCTCCAAAACCAAAGTGGAAATCCGACCGGAGGCTTATTTTCAGAAGTGA
- a CDS encoding DUF4412 domain-containing protein, giving the protein MKKIEGLILILFLTFLTVEAGVRMVVEYEDAEGKERITHTTYIEKDRMRADVKGKEEEMTFIFRSDKEVFWSIDQKKKSYFEITKGDRAQMKRRMEEVMKMMEENLKNLPPEERKRVEEMWKGKSAPEGPKRLYKKVKSGEKVNQWLCDKYEVYEGNKKVEEVWATDGKKIGLKPEELKVMEDMGDFFSEIAKDFSSRFYQVRREEKEGFSGIPVKIIGYEKGKRTFAMELKEVKREEMKANLFELPKGYKKEKFEIEEE; this is encoded by the coding sequence ATGAAAAAGATAGAAGGTTTAATTTTGATACTTTTTCTTACCTTTCTTACGGTTGAGGCTGGCGTGCGGATGGTAGTGGAATATGAAGATGCGGAAGGGAAGGAGAGGATCACTCATACCACTTACATTGAGAAAGACCGAATGCGCGCGGATGTGAAGGGTAAAGAGGAGGAGATGACTTTTATCTTCCGGAGTGATAAAGAGGTGTTCTGGTCAATTGACCAGAAAAAGAAATCCTATTTTGAGATTACCAAAGGGGATCGGGCACAGATGAAAAGGCGGATGGAAGAGGTAATGAAGATGATGGAAGAAAATTTAAAGAATTTACCCCCAGAAGAAAGAAAAAGGGTTGAAGAGATGTGGAAAGGGAAGAGCGCACCTGAGGGACCAAAGAGGCTTTATAAAAAAGTGAAAAGCGGCGAGAAGGTAAACCAATGGCTCTGCGATAAATACGAAGTCTACGAGGGGAATAAGAAGGTAGAAGAGGTCTGGGCGACTGACGGCAAAAAGATTGGATTGAAACCAGAAGAGTTGAAGGTGATGGAAGACATGGGAGATTTCTTTTCGGAGATAGCAAAAGATTTCTCTTCCCGTTTCTATCAAGTGAGAAGAGAAGAGAAGGAGGGATTTTCCGGTATTCCGGTAAAGATAATTGGCTACGAGAAGGGAAAAAGGACATTTGCTATGGAATTAAAAGAAGTGAAAAGGGAAGAGATGAAGGCAAACCTTTTTGAATTGCCGAAAGGTTATAAAAAAGAGAAGTTTGAGATTGAGGAGGAATAG
- the hflX gene encoding GTPase HflX, translated as MERVILVGLAKSPRERWRKIDSLSELEALTKTAGGEVVGKFLQIREKPSPRTLLGKGKIEELKQLCQQYQCHLLIFDEELTPSQMRNIRQETGVDVIDRRALILDIFALHARSAESALQVEMAQLQYRLSHLTGKGVALSRLGGGIGTRGPGEKKLEEDKRRIKARIAILKKSLKEIDKERHIQRESREKFFRIALCGYTNAGKSTLLNRLTNAGVKVSPELFSTLDPKTKTLEIEKRIKVLITDTIGFIRDLPPQLLASFKATLDEIREADLILHIIDATNEDLVEKIQVVEKTLEEIGAWSPSSGGAGKSERHLVRVFNKIDILFERYLLERLKKNYPEAVFISALTGEGMEELFDKIKEKMKPFLKVQQFTIPIARGDLLSKIYESGNVLEMKELNGKYRVRVKGYLHFLNHLRKEIKSSLD; from the coding sequence ATGGAAAGGGTCATTCTGGTCGGTTTAGCCAAAAGTCCAAGGGAGCGCTGGCGGAAGATTGATTCCCTTTCTGAATTGGAGGCTTTAACCAAAACCGCGGGCGGGGAGGTGGTGGGGAAATTTCTCCAGATAAGGGAAAAACCTTCTCCCCGAACCTTACTGGGTAAAGGGAAGATTGAGGAGTTGAAACAATTATGCCAGCAGTACCAGTGTCACCTCTTAATTTTTGATGAGGAGTTGACCCCATCCCAAATGAGAAATATCCGTCAGGAGACGGGAGTGGATGTGATTGACCGGCGGGCATTAATTCTTGACATCTTTGCCCTCCACGCCCGAAGCGCCGAGTCCGCTTTACAAGTGGAGATGGCGCAACTCCAATATCGTTTATCCCACCTCACCGGAAAGGGAGTTGCCCTCTCCCGCCTCGGTGGGGGAATTGGCACCAGAGGACCGGGGGAGAAGAAATTGGAGGAGGATAAAAGAAGGATAAAGGCGCGCATCGCCATCTTAAAAAAGTCCTTAAAAGAGATTGATAAAGAGAGACATATTCAAAGGGAGAGTCGGGAAAAATTCTTTCGCATCGCCCTCTGCGGCTACACCAATGCCGGAAAGTCAACCTTACTTAACAGATTAACCAACGCCGGGGTAAAAGTTTCTCCGGAACTCTTCTCCACCCTTGACCCCAAGACGAAGACCTTAGAGATTGAGAAAAGGATTAAGGTCTTAATTACCGATACCATCGGCTTCATTCGTGATTTACCCCCGCAACTTTTAGCCTCCTTCAAGGCAACCTTGGACGAAATTAGAGAGGCGGACTTAATTTTGCACATCATTGATGCCACAAACGAGGATTTGGTCGAGAAGATTCAGGTGGTGGAGAAGACCTTAGAAGAGATTGGTGCCTGGAGCCCATCTTCGGGAGGGGCAGGCAAATCGGAGAGGCACCTCGTTCGGGTATTCAATAAGATTGACATCCTCTTTGAGCGCTATTTATTAGAACGGCTGAAGAAGAATTATCCAGAGGCGGTCTTCATCTCCGCCCTCACGGGGGAAGGGATGGAAGAGCTATTTGATAAAATTAAAGAGAAGATGAAGCCCTTCTTGAAAGTTCAGCAATTCACCATCCCCATCGCTCGGGGCGATCTCCTCTCTAAAATTTATGAGTCCGGGAATGTGTTGGAGATGAAGGAACTTAACGGCAAATACCGGGTAAGGGTGAAAGGCTATCTTCACTTCCTAAATCACCTCCGGAAAGAGATTAAATCTTCCCTTGACTAA
- a CDS encoding CDP-alcohol phosphatidyltransferase family protein, with protein sequence MREETKRKLKRPLTPLVKILVLLSVPPNLLTFLSLLFAAPALFFFARGNFLLGGISLIIISLLDTLDGEVARERHLVSSRGAFLDSVVDRFSEFLIFFGLFLHYQEDYLKGLVFLTLSLSFFVSYIRARAEGIGKSCRIGLFERPVRFFFLIIGSLFFPRYFPYFLFFLSLGSFFTILERIIYIWKDKVK encoded by the coding sequence ATGAGGGAGGAGACAAAGAGAAAATTAAAAAGACCCCTCACTCCCTTGGTAAAAATTCTTGTCCTCCTCTCCGTCCCTCCCAACCTTCTCACCTTTCTTTCGCTCCTTTTTGCGGCCCCTGCTTTATTCTTTTTTGCCCGGGGTAATTTCCTCCTTGGGGGCATCTCCCTCATCATAATTAGTCTCCTTGACACCTTAGATGGGGAAGTGGCAAGAGAGAGACATCTCGTCTCTTCTCGGGGAGCCTTTTTGGATTCGGTGGTTGACCGCTTCAGTGAATTCTTAATCTTTTTTGGCCTCTTTCTCCACTACCAAGAAGATTATCTGAAAGGTCTTGTTTTCCTCACCCTCTCTCTCTCTTTCTTTGTCAGTTACATCCGAGCCCGAGCCGAAGGAATTGGGAAAAGTTGTCGGATTGGTTTATTTGAGAGACCAGTCCGCTTTTTCTTCCTCATCATCGGCTCCTTATTTTTCCCCCGTTATTTCCCCTACTTTCTCTTCTTCCTCTCCTTAGGCTCTTTTTTCACCATCTTGGAGAGGATAATCTATATCTGGAAAGATAAAGTCAAATAA
- the rsmI gene encoding 16S rRNA (cytidine(1402)-2'-O)-methyltransferase, which translates to MEPGLYIVATPIGNLSDITLRALAVLKESDLIVCEDTRRTLILLNHYQIKNKRLLSYHDHNKRERTPEIVSFLKRGKKVSLVSDSGTPGISDPGFYLIRECVREGIRVIPLPGPSAIITALVVSGLPCDRFVYEGFLSHREGKKRKRLLALKDEERTMVFYEAPTRLLKTLKAMAEIFGERECVIARELTKKFEEILRGKISEIIQVLESREKIKGEIVIVLAGKKE; encoded by the coding sequence ATGGAACCCGGTCTTTATATCGTCGCCACCCCGATTGGTAACCTTTCCGACATCACCCTGAGGGCATTGGCGGTACTAAAAGAATCGGACCTTATCGTCTGTGAAGATACCCGAAGGACCTTAATTCTTCTTAACCACTACCAGATTAAAAATAAGAGACTCTTATCCTATCACGATCACAATAAAAGGGAGAGGACACCAGAGATCGTCTCCTTCTTAAAAAGAGGGAAGAAGGTGAGTCTCGTTTCCGATTCCGGTACCCCTGGTATTTCTGATCCCGGATTCTATCTAATTCGGGAGTGTGTGCGGGAGGGGATTAGAGTGATCCCCCTTCCCGGACCTTCCGCCATCATCACCGCGCTCGTTGTCTCCGGTTTGCCCTGCGACCGATTTGTTTATGAAGGCTTCCTCTCCCATCGGGAGGGGAAAAAGAGAAAGAGATTGCTGGCTTTAAAGGATGAGGAGCGAACTATGGTCTTCTATGAGGCACCGACCCGCCTCTTGAAGACCTTAAAGGCGATGGCGGAGATATTTGGGGAGAGGGAATGTGTGATCGCCCGGGAACTGACTAAAAAGTTTGAAGAAATCCTCCGGGGTAAAATCTCGGAAATAATTCAAGTTTTAGAGAGTCGAGAAAAAATTAAGGGAGAAATTGTGATCGTCCTGGCGGGGAAGAAGGAATGA